In Candidatus Kaistella beijingensis, a genomic segment contains:
- a CDS encoding GYDIA family GHMP kinase, which produces MDFESSNKIFSPGKLLLTSEYVVLDGALAFAVPTKLGQEFFFEEIEDEKSLISWYAFHQEKPWLNAEIDYQNWRILDANIPDAAEFILKVFKQIQQLSSIKFKENHSYYLRTNLQFPSNFGLGSSSTLMTNLAEWAEIDAFQLNELCLGGSGYDIAVAKEKAAILYQNSNSKRKIEKIYFNPVFKNELIFIHLNQKQDSREGINLYRSKTKSPELISDFSELTKEVIQCNELEKFSELIQIHEQKLSHFLGIQTSKEKCFEECPVFIKSLGAWGGDFVMSRKFAGFQEYFLGKGFSTVFEWSDLID; this is translated from the coding sequence ATGGATTTCGAATCTTCAAATAAAATCTTTTCGCCAGGAAAATTATTGCTCACGTCAGAATATGTTGTTCTTGATGGAGCTTTAGCTTTCGCTGTACCAACAAAATTGGGGCAGGAATTTTTTTTCGAGGAAATTGAGGATGAAAAATCATTAATTTCCTGGTACGCATTTCATCAGGAAAAACCTTGGTTGAATGCTGAAATTGATTATCAAAATTGGCGAATTTTAGATGCCAACATTCCCGATGCGGCGGAATTTATTCTCAAAGTTTTTAAGCAAATTCAGCAATTGTCTTCAATAAAGTTTAAGGAAAATCATTCTTATTATTTAAGAACAAATCTTCAGTTTCCGTCCAATTTTGGTTTGGGAAGCAGCTCCACTTTAATGACGAATCTTGCAGAATGGGCAGAAATTGACGCTTTTCAACTCAACGAACTTTGTCTCGGCGGAAGTGGTTATGACATTGCGGTTGCTAAAGAAAAGGCGGCAATTCTTTACCAAAATTCAAACTCCAAAAGAAAGATTGAGAAAATTTACTTTAATCCTGTTTTCAAAAACGAACTGATTTTCATTCATTTGAACCAAAAACAAGACAGCCGTGAAGGAATAAACCTTTATCGCTCCAAAACAAAATCACCTGAATTAATTAGTGATTTCTCTGAACTGACAAAAGAAGTTATTCAATGTAATGAATTAGAAAAATTTTCAGAATTAATCCAAATTCACGAACAAAAACTTTCCCATTTTCTTGGAATTCAAACTTCCAAAGAAAAATGTTTTGAAGAATGTCCTGTTTTCATCAAAAGTCTTGGAGCGTGGGGCGGAGATTTTGTGATGAGCCGTAAATTTGCCGGTTTTCAAGAGTATTTTTTGGGGAAAGGTTTCTCCACGGTTTTTGAATGGAGTGATTTAATTGATTGA